The following coding sequences lie in one Actinomycetota bacterium genomic window:
- a CDS encoding DUF4405 domain-containing protein, which yields MQGSQAWTSIFRPGSIFRKGYTDSPRNRSYVIMNSLLYHLHPVKVKRHAVKVSYTLCLGGLSFFLFILLTITGIFLMFFYKPTEAQAWDTIKQLHTGVAFGLLVRNMHRWAAHLMVLTVFLHMARVFYHGAYKPPREFNWVIGVILLTLTLLLSFTGYLLPWDQLALWAVTVGTNMMGYTPVFGQQVRFVLLSGVEISSETLLRWYVLHVLLFPFIIVIFMAIHFWRVRKDGGISGPL from the coding sequence GTGCAGGGCTCGCAGGCGTGGACGTCGATCTTCCGGCCCGGCTCGATCTTCCGCAAGGGCTACACCGACAGCCCGAGGAACCGGTCCTACGTCATCATGAACAGCCTGCTGTACCACCTTCACCCCGTGAAGGTGAAGCGGCATGCGGTGAAGGTCAGCTACACGCTTTGCCTCGGCGGCCTGTCCTTCTTCCTCTTCATCCTGCTCACGATCACGGGCATCTTCCTGATGTTCTTCTACAAGCCCACCGAGGCCCAGGCGTGGGACACCATCAAGCAGCTGCACACCGGCGTCGCGTTCGGCCTGCTCGTGCGCAACATGCACCGCTGGGCCGCACACCTCATGGTGCTCACCGTGTTCTTGCACATGGCGCGGGTCTTCTATCACGGTGCGTACAAGCCACCGCGCGAGTTCAACTGGGTGATCGGCGTGATCCTCCTCACGCTCACGCTGCTGCTGTCGTTCACGGGTTACCTGCTGCCGTGGGACCAGCTCGCGCTCTGGGCGGTCACGGTGGGCACGAACATGATGGGCTACACACCCGTGTTCGGGCAGCAGGTGCGCTTCGTCCTGCTGAGCGGAGTCGAGATCTCGAGTGAGACACTGCTGCGCTGGTACGTGCTCCACGTGTTGCTGTTCCCGTTCATCATCGTGATCTTCATGGCCATCCACTTCTGGCGCGTCCGCAAGGACGGCGGAATCTCCGGCCCGCTGTAG
- a CDS encoding menaquinol-cytochrome c reductase cytochrome b subunit — protein sequence MAEVPEHLLRRAKERREALAGAGKPPEETAAPGGQPEETAAPGGQPEEPAAEPAPPAEPAAPAASAPSDPSGKIPAHLLARSQARKDALAGGGGQGDGGGGGAAATSPPPAAAAAAVATATAPAPSGLSGPEGHTQRLLTVVKAGSIQDVKSVPTDKVHVWPHLLVAEFVAALAMTAFTLVFSIFVNAPLLETANYNFTPNPSKAPWYFLGLQELLTMFHPMVAGVTIPGIGIFGLMLAPYSDRNPSQKPEDRKFAIALFTLFLMFWAVLVIIGSFFRGPGFNFTLPWRDGLFFDL from the coding sequence ATGGCCGAAGTACCCGAACATCTCCTGCGCCGGGCGAAGGAGCGGCGCGAGGCGCTCGCGGGCGCGGGCAAGCCGCCCGAGGAGACAGCTGCCCCGGGAGGGCAGCCCGAGGAGACAGCTGCCCCGGGAGGGCAGCCCGAGGAGCCCGCGGCCGAGCCCGCGCCTCCGGCCGAGCCCGCGGCGCCCGCGGCGAGCGCGCCCTCCGATCCCTCCGGCAAGATCCCCGCCCACCTCCTCGCCCGCAGCCAGGCGCGCAAGGACGCGCTGGCCGGTGGGGGCGGCCAGGGTGACGGTGGCGGCGGCGGTGCCGCCGCGACGAGCCCACCGCCCGCCGCCGCGGCAGCCGCGGTCGCAACCGCCACCGCCCCGGCGCCGTCCGGCCTGTCCGGGCCCGAGGGTCACACGCAGCGCCTGCTCACGGTCGTCAAGGCGGGCTCCATCCAGGACGTCAAGTCCGTCCCCACCGACAAGGTGCACGTGTGGCCGCACCTGCTCGTCGCCGAGTTCGTCGCCGCGCTGGCGATGACCGCATTCACGCTGGTGTTCTCGATCTTCGTCAACGCGCCGCTGCTCGAGACGGCGAACTACAACTTCACCCCCAACCCGTCCAAGGCGCCGTGGTACTTCCTCGGCCTGCAGGAGCTGCTGACGATGTTCCACCCGATGGTCGCCGGCGTGACCATCCCGGGCATCGGCATCTTCGGGCTGATGCTGGCGCCGTACAGCGACCGCAACCCCAGCCAGAAGCCCGAGGACCGCAAGTTCGCCATCGCCCTCTTCACCTTGTTCCTCATGTTCTGGGCTGTCCTCGTCATCATCGGCTCGTTCTTCCGAGGGCCCGGGTTCAACTTCACCTTGCCCTGGCGCGACGGCCTGTTCTTCGACCTGTAG
- a CDS encoding Rieske 2Fe-2S domain-containing protein: protein MTGREVERAAVAERLEGRRVVLPATTEPPRPPAVPVDMETLEVTRRQFLNRGVVTLFTLGLASFGGSMLAFLWPTLSGGFGSKIRAGTLEEILGQIADKKEPFYVAEGRFYINPYPKDAVAKAKGIAAYASVIEGYQAGVVALYQKCVHLGCRVPWCPTSQWFECPCHGSQYNRVGEKKGGPAPRGLDRFVVSVEGGVVNVDTKTIIVGPPIGTNTTGQEAEGPHCV from the coding sequence ATGACCGGGCGCGAGGTCGAGCGGGCCGCGGTAGCCGAGCGCCTCGAAGGCCGCAGGGTCGTGCTGCCCGCCACCACCGAGCCCCCGAGGCCGCCCGCGGTCCCGGTCGACATGGAGACGCTCGAGGTCACGCGCCGGCAGTTCCTCAACCGCGGTGTCGTCACCCTGTTCACGCTCGGGCTGGCGAGCTTCGGTGGGTCGATGCTCGCCTTCCTCTGGCCCACACTGTCCGGAGGCTTCGGCTCGAAGATCCGCGCCGGCACCCTCGAGGAGATCCTGGGCCAGATCGCGGACAAGAAGGAGCCCTTCTACGTCGCCGAGGGACGCTTCTACATCAACCCCTATCCGAAGGACGCGGTCGCCAAGGCCAAGGGCATCGCCGCGTACGCATCGGTGATCGAGGGCTATCAGGCCGGAGTGGTGGCGCTGTACCAGAAGTGCGTGCACCTCGGTTGTCGCGTGCCGTGGTGCCCGACGTCGCAGTGGTTCGAATGTCCGTGCCACGGCTCGCAGTACAACCGCGTCGGAGAGAAGAAGGGCGGTCCCGCGCCTCGCGGCCTCGACCGGTTCGTGGTCAGCGTCGAGGGCGGCGTCGTCAACGTCGACACCAAGACGATCATCGTCGGGCCGCCGATCGGCACCAACACCACGGGCCAGGAGGCGGAAGGTCCCCACTGCGTATGA
- a CDS encoding c-type cytochrome, whose protein sequence is MSVPRLAVQPRRREEGRSRASRPRPVRGQRRGRRRQRRHQDDHRRAADRHQHHGPGGGRSPLRMSEYGSADLILALSRQQRIGLGVAIVMVVGWLVYIVGTTRRTAEPGSEIELAPNRKPYLDDEGLEGPKLTKALTWGLVLMGFIAVGLPVYWLREPTREAGGGFDRGTAWFERNAIEHGKNLFAAPPKEGEPGARKAHFNCAQCHGADGQGAARTFQLSDPLNPNAPPRPVSWDCPPLNTVTLRYRDDEIRNILVYGRPGTPMPAWGVKGGGPMNDQQIDDLITYLHSISIGPAKAKAQADATLAAAKANPANAGKSDGQLLFEGFCARCHTKGFSYGEPDVAGGGAFGPSLVDGSTVRQFPNITAQILWVSETAELGKQYGVRGISKGVMPHFNEMLSTTQIKAIVDYERGL, encoded by the coding sequence ATGTCCGTGCCACGGCTCGCAGTACAACCGCGTCGGAGAGAAGAAGGGCGGTCCCGCGCCTCGCGGCCTCGACCGGTTCGTGGTCAGCGTCGAGGGCGGCGTCGTCAACGTCGACACCAAGACGATCATCGTCGGGCCGCCGATCGGCACCAACACCACGGGCCAGGAGGCGGAAGGTCCCCACTGCGTATGAGCGAGTACGGAAGCGCGGACCTCATCCTCGCGCTGTCGCGTCAGCAGCGGATCGGCCTCGGCGTCGCCATCGTCATGGTCGTCGGCTGGCTCGTCTACATCGTGGGCACCACCCGGCGCACCGCCGAGCCGGGGAGCGAGATCGAGCTCGCACCCAACCGCAAGCCCTATCTCGACGACGAGGGGCTCGAGGGGCCCAAGCTCACCAAGGCGCTCACGTGGGGCCTGGTGCTCATGGGCTTCATCGCCGTCGGGCTGCCCGTCTACTGGCTCCGCGAGCCGACCCGCGAGGCGGGGGGCGGCTTCGACCGGGGCACCGCCTGGTTCGAACGCAACGCCATCGAGCACGGCAAGAATCTCTTCGCGGCACCGCCCAAGGAAGGCGAGCCGGGCGCGCGCAAGGCGCACTTCAACTGCGCGCAGTGCCACGGCGCGGACGGCCAGGGCGCGGCGCGCACCTTCCAGCTCTCCGATCCGCTCAACCCCAACGCCCCACCGCGTCCGGTCTCGTGGGACTGTCCGCCACTGAACACGGTAACGCTCCGCTATCGCGACGACGAGATCCGCAACATCCTCGTCTACGGTCGGCCCGGCACGCCGATGCCCGCGTGGGGCGTCAAGGGTGGTGGGCCGATGAACGACCAGCAGATCGACGACCTCATCACCTACCTGCACAGCATCAGCATCGGCCCCGCAAAGGCCAAGGCCCAGGCCGACGCCACGCTCGCAGCCGCAAAGGCCAACCCCGCCAACGCGGGAAAGAGCGACGGACAGCTGCTGTTCGAGGGGTTTTGCGCCCGCTGCCACACGAAGGGGTTCTCCTACGGTGAGCCCGACGTGGCCGGCGGCGGCGCGTTCGGGCCGTCGCTCGTCGATGGCTCGACCGTGCGCCAGTTCCCCAACATCACCGCCCAGATCCTCTGGGTGAGCGAGACGGCCGAGCTCGGCAAGCAGTACGGGGTGCGCGGCATCAGCAAAGGCGTGATGCCGCACTTCAACGAGATGCTCAGCACAACCCAGATCAAGGCCATCGTCGACTACGAGCGGGGGCTCTGA
- a CDS encoding NADH-ubiquinone/plastoquinone oxidoreductase chain 3, which translates to MAQYLPLLAMFVLAGVFAGISFLASGLLAPRRPTAAKEAPYECGIVPDREPPERFPVRFYLVAMIFVIFDIEIIFLYPWAVIFRQLAAFGLWEMLVFAAAVFISFVYLIGNGVLDWGPAKRIASTLDHGAFASSRTTETTVRRVGTTGRGEAA; encoded by the coding sequence ATGGCGCAGTACCTGCCGCTTCTCGCGATGTTCGTCCTGGCCGGGGTGTTCGCCGGGATCTCGTTCCTCGCGTCGGGGCTGCTCGCCCCCCGCCGCCCGACGGCGGCCAAGGAGGCGCCCTACGAGTGCGGGATCGTCCCCGACCGCGAGCCGCCCGAGCGATTCCCGGTGCGCTTCTACCTGGTGGCGATGATCTTCGTCATCTTCGACATCGAGATCATCTTCCTCTACCCGTGGGCCGTGATCTTCCGGCAGCTGGCGGCCTTCGGGCTCTGGGAGATGTTGGTGTTCGCGGCCGCGGTGTTCATCTCGTTCGTGTACCTGATCGGCAACGGCGTCCTCGACTGGGGGCCGGCGAAGCGCATCGCGTCGACGCTCGACCACGGTGCTTTCGCTTCGAGTCGCACGACCGAGACGACGGTCCGCCGGGTGGGGACGACGGGCCGGGGCGAGGCCGCGTAG
- a CDS encoding NADH-quinone oxidoreductase subunit B — protein MGLEQLDHSFLTGRVEDLVKWARRNSVWPATFGLACCAIEMMTTGAAHYDLSRFGMEIFRASPRQADLMIVAGRVSQKMAPVLRQIYDQMMEPKWVISMGVCASTGGMFNNYAIVQGVDQIVPVDVYAPGCPPGPETLLHSILTLHEMIRTGEITRRREAGGGGAGVHVEPARVAVGTPK, from the coding sequence ATGGGCCTCGAGCAGCTCGACCACAGCTTCCTGACGGGCCGGGTGGAGGACCTCGTGAAATGGGCCCGGCGAAACAGCGTCTGGCCCGCGACCTTCGGGCTCGCGTGCTGTGCCATCGAGATGATGACCACCGGCGCCGCCCACTACGACCTGAGCCGCTTCGGCATGGAGATCTTCCGGGCCTCGCCCCGTCAGGCCGACCTCATGATCGTGGCCGGCCGGGTGAGCCAGAAGATGGCTCCGGTCCTGCGCCAGATCTACGACCAGATGATGGAGCCGAAGTGGGTCATCTCGATGGGCGTGTGCGCGTCGACCGGCGGCATGTTCAACAACTACGCGATCGTGCAGGGCGTCGACCAGATCGTGCCCGTCGACGTGTACGCGCCCGGATGCCCACCTGGGCCCGAGACGCTGCTCCACTCGATCCTCACGCTCCACGAGATGATCCGCACCGGCGAGATCACCCGGCGGAGGGAGGCCGGTGGCGGAGGCGCCGGCGTGCACGTCGAGCCCGCTCGCGTCGCCGTCGGGACTCCGAAGTAA
- a CDS encoding NADH-quinone oxidoreductase subunit C has product MVRGAPASLSHGQLVLFPERESYLDLVRALADDDGYAMCVDLCGVDYLLNAHRGLPPAVAPERFEVVVNLLSLAEHKRVRLRVQVPAADPILPSLFEIYPGTEAMERETYDLFGIVFTGHPDLTRILMPDDWEGHPLRKDYAVGRIPVQFKATPGNPPT; this is encoded by the coding sequence CTGGTGCGCGGCGCCCCCGCCTCGCTCTCCCACGGACAGCTCGTGCTGTTCCCGGAGCGCGAGAGCTACCTCGACCTCGTGCGCGCCCTCGCGGACGACGACGGCTACGCGATGTGCGTCGACCTGTGCGGCGTCGATTACCTGCTCAACGCCCACCGTGGCCTGCCCCCCGCCGTGGCGCCCGAGCGGTTCGAGGTGGTGGTCAACCTGCTCTCGCTCGCCGAGCACAAGCGCGTACGGCTGCGCGTCCAGGTGCCCGCCGCCGACCCCATCCTCCCGTCGCTGTTCGAGATCTATCCGGGCACCGAGGCGATGGAGCGCGAGACCTACGACCTGTTCGGCATCGTCTTCACCGGGCATCCCGACCTCACCCGGATCCTCATGCCCGACGACTGGGAGGGGCACCCGCTGCGCAAGGACTATGCGGTCGGTCGCATCCCCGTGCAGTTCAAAGCCACACCCGGGAACCCACCGACATGA
- a CDS encoding NADH-quinone oxidoreductase subunit D — protein MSDLVQETAEGEQEIRPRSATEVAERLREQGAVLRVPHLPDDVDSALTDDETMIINMGPQHPSTHGVLRLMLELDGETVLRTKPVIGYLHTGMEKTGEELTYLQGGTNVTRMDYLSPLHNELVFALATEKLLDIEVPPRATWIRMLMTELNRMSSHFTFLATNGMDLGATTMMIFGFREREKHLHFFEKVSGLRMNCNYIRPGGVAADLPDGWRDDVLHLLAELPDELADYDTLFTGQTIWQERSQGVGVISGEEAIALGVTGPILRAAGVPWDLRREMPYCFYDQVDFDVVVGTYGDTFDRYAVRINEVRESMRIVQQILERMPPGDYRLQDKKVTPPPRARIDESMEALIHHFKLFTEGFKVPAGEAYVAIESPRGELGCYLVSDGSANPYRLHIRAPSFVNLQTLPHLMRGGLIADAVAIISSVDPIMGEVDR, from the coding sequence ATGAGCGACCTCGTCCAGGAGACAGCCGAGGGAGAGCAGGAGATCCGCCCGCGCTCGGCCACGGAGGTCGCCGAGCGCCTGCGCGAGCAGGGTGCGGTGCTGCGCGTGCCCCACCTCCCCGACGACGTCGATTCCGCGCTCACCGACGACGAGACGATGATCATCAACATGGGGCCGCAGCACCCCAGCACGCACGGCGTGCTGCGCCTCATGCTCGAGCTCGACGGTGAGACCGTGCTCCGCACGAAACCCGTCATCGGCTACCTGCACACCGGGATGGAGAAGACCGGTGAGGAGCTGACCTACCTGCAGGGGGGCACCAACGTCACGCGCATGGACTACCTCTCGCCTCTCCACAACGAGCTCGTGTTCGCGCTCGCGACCGAGAAGCTGCTCGACATCGAGGTGCCGCCGCGGGCCACGTGGATCCGCATGCTCATGACCGAGCTCAACCGGATGTCGTCCCACTTCACCTTCCTCGCCACCAACGGCATGGATCTCGGGGCGACGACGATGATGATCTTCGGTTTCCGCGAGCGCGAGAAGCACCTGCACTTCTTTGAGAAGGTGTCCGGCCTGCGGATGAACTGCAACTACATCCGTCCCGGCGGCGTGGCCGCCGACCTGCCCGACGGTTGGCGCGACGACGTGCTCCACCTGCTCGCCGAGCTGCCCGACGAGCTCGCCGACTACGACACGCTCTTCACGGGCCAGACCATCTGGCAGGAGCGGAGCCAGGGCGTCGGCGTGATCAGCGGCGAGGAAGCCATCGCGCTCGGTGTCACCGGGCCCATCCTGCGCGCCGCGGGCGTGCCGTGGGACCTCCGCCGGGAGATGCCGTACTGCTTCTACGACCAGGTCGACTTCGACGTCGTCGTCGGCACCTACGGCGACACGTTCGACCGCTACGCGGTGCGAATCAACGAGGTGCGCGAGTCGATGCGCATCGTCCAACAGATCCTCGAGCGCATGCCGCCGGGCGACTACCGGCTGCAGGACAAGAAGGTGACCCCGCCGCCACGAGCGCGCATCGACGAGTCGATGGAGGCGCTGATCCACCACTTCAAGCTCTTCACCGAGGGCTTCAAGGTGCCGGCCGGCGAGGCGTACGTCGCCATCGAGTCGCCCCGCGGCGAGCTCGGGTGCTATCTCGTCTCCGATGGGAGCGCCAACCCCTACCGTCTGCACATCCGGGCGCCGTCGTTCGTGAACCTGCAGACGCTCCCGCACCTGATGCGCGGTGGCTTGATCGCTGACGCCGTCGCCATCATCTCCTCCGTCGACCCGATCATGGGCGAGGTCGACCGCTAG
- a CDS encoding NAD(P)H-dependent oxidoreductase subunit E: MARLEPERVQRATEIVARYPSRRSALLPLLHLAQEQDGYVADDAMEHIAELLDLTPSEVVGTASFYTMFKREPVGTYLVSVCTNIACLIDGGIELLEHAEQSLGVRPDGTTADGSFTLEEVECLAHCDKAPCLQVNYRFFGPVTPDDFDRLCDDLRAGRLERDVPRHGVLNRDARPHPMSAARDGA; the protein is encoded by the coding sequence GTGGCCCGGCTCGAACCGGAGCGCGTGCAGCGGGCGACCGAGATCGTCGCGCGCTACCCAAGCCGTCGGTCCGCGCTCCTGCCGCTTCTCCATCTCGCTCAGGAGCAGGACGGCTACGTGGCGGACGACGCGATGGAGCACATCGCCGAGCTGCTCGACCTCACTCCCTCTGAGGTGGTGGGCACCGCGAGCTTCTACACGATGTTCAAGCGCGAGCCCGTCGGCACCTATCTCGTCTCGGTCTGCACGAACATCGCGTGTCTCATCGATGGTGGGATCGAGCTGCTGGAGCACGCGGAGCAGTCGCTCGGCGTGCGCCCCGACGGCACGACCGCGGACGGCTCGTTCACCCTCGAGGAGGTGGAGTGCCTGGCCCACTGCGACAAGGCGCCCTGCCTGCAGGTGAACTACCGCTTCTTCGGCCCCGTGACTCCCGACGACTTCGACCGGCTGTGCGACGACCTGCGCGCCGGCCGCCTCGAGCGAGACGTGCCCCGGCACGGCGTGCTCAACCGCGACGCGCGTCCCCACCCGATGAGCGCGGCGAGAGACGGGGCGTAG
- the nuoF gene encoding NADH-quinone oxidoreductase subunit NuoF, which translates to MAFRGAPDILFSRMRFDDSHTVDRYVRTGGYEALPAALKRAPEELVDEVKASGLRGRGGAGFSAGMKWSFLPADTFPRYLVVNADEGEPATFKDHQLIERDPHQLIEGTAIAAYALKCTLAFIYIRGEFALGLERLTQAVADAYARGHLGRDIFRSGFDLDIVVHAGAGAYICGEETALLSSLEGQRGEPRIRPPFPAVKGLYQKPTVVNNVETLSNLPWIVQHGGAAYAALGKDKSTGTRIWSLSGHVNRPGNYETELATVTFRDLFFDPELGGGIRGGEEVKAFVPGGASAPWFGPDQLDCPLDLDEVQRRGSMLGSGSVVVMNEHTCAVRAAWRITKFFAHESCGKCTPCREGGSWLERVLRRIELGAGREEDLDLLLDVCDNLAPGLSWPPGQTTICVLGPSIPSSIYTSIRMFRDEYLTHVKEGGCPFR; encoded by the coding sequence ATGGCGTTCCGGGGGGCGCCCGACATCCTGTTCAGCCGCATGAGGTTCGATGACTCGCACACCGTCGACCGCTACGTGCGCACCGGCGGCTACGAGGCGCTTCCTGCCGCGCTGAAGCGCGCGCCCGAGGAGCTGGTCGACGAGGTGAAGGCCTCGGGCCTCCGCGGCCGGGGCGGTGCCGGCTTCTCCGCGGGCATGAAGTGGAGCTTCCTCCCGGCCGACACCTTCCCCCGCTACCTCGTCGTGAACGCCGACGAGGGCGAGCCGGCTACCTTCAAGGACCACCAGCTGATCGAGCGCGACCCCCACCAGCTCATCGAAGGCACGGCCATTGCCGCCTATGCCCTCAAGTGCACGCTGGCGTTCATCTACATCCGGGGAGAGTTCGCCCTCGGGCTGGAGCGCCTGACGCAGGCGGTCGCGGACGCGTACGCCCGAGGCCACCTCGGCCGCGACATCTTCCGGTCGGGCTTCGATCTCGACATCGTCGTCCATGCCGGCGCCGGCGCCTACATCTGTGGCGAGGAGACGGCGCTCTTGTCCAGCCTCGAGGGCCAGCGCGGTGAGCCGCGGATCCGCCCGCCGTTCCCCGCGGTCAAGGGCCTCTACCAGAAGCCGACCGTCGTCAACAACGTCGAGACGCTGTCGAACCTGCCGTGGATCGTGCAGCACGGCGGGGCTGCGTACGCGGCGCTGGGGAAGGACAAGTCGACCGGCACCCGGATCTGGTCGTTGTCCGGCCACGTGAACCGGCCCGGCAACTACGAGACCGAGCTCGCCACCGTGACGTTCCGCGACCTGTTCTTCGACCCCGAGCTCGGTGGTGGCATCCGCGGTGGCGAGGAGGTGAAGGCCTTCGTCCCGGGAGGAGCGTCGGCACCGTGGTTCGGTCCCGACCAGCTCGATTGCCCGCTCGATCTCGACGAGGTGCAACGTCGGGGCTCGATGCTGGGCTCGGGCTCGGTGGTGGTCATGAACGAGCACACGTGCGCGGTGCGCGCCGCGTGGCGCATCACCAAGTTCTTCGCCCACGAGTCGTGCGGCAAGTGCACGCCGTGTCGCGAGGGTGGGTCGTGGCTGGAGAGGGTGCTGCGCCGGATCGAGCTCGGCGCCGGGCGGGAGGAGGACCTCGACCTCCTGCTCGACGTGTGTGACAACCTTGCGCCCGGCCTTTCGTGGCCACCGGGCCAGACCACGATCTGCGTCCTCGGCCCGTCGATCCCGTCGTCGATCTACACGTCGATCCGCATGTTTCGAGACGAGTACCTGACCCACGTCAAAGAGGGCGGCTGCCCCTTCCGATGA